The window TGCCGGCAGAGCTTCGGCCACAAGCACCGGCCCAGCGTTCGAATTGCTTGACTCTCCTCGTGCGTGTCCTAATATCCCCAGCGTGGTGACCACACGGACGGCAATCTCGCTGGAGGCCAGGTACGACCAGCCGGCCGACGAAGGACGAGAGGACCAAGGACGTTCCTTGAACTTAACCTTAGCCTCCACCTCAGCCTAGTTTCATGAAAGTCGCAATCCTCTGTGGCGGTCTGGGCACGCGACTGACCGAGGAGACGGCGGTCAAACCCAAGCCGATGGTCGAAATCGGGGGACAGCCCATCCTCTGGCACATCATGAAGATCTTCTCGGCGCGCGGCTGCAACGAATTCGTGCTCGCCCTGGGCTACAAGGGCGAGGTCATCAAAGACTACTTCATCAACTACCACTACCGCGTTCATGACCTGACGGTGCGTCTGCCCCACGGCAGCACGGAAGTCCACGGCAAGGAGTGCGAGAACTGGACCGTCCACCTGCTCGACACCGGTCCGGCCACCAACACCGGCGGGCGCGTGAGACAAGCAGGGCTATTCATCGGCGGCGAGACGTTCCTCCTCACCTATGGGGACGGCGTCGCCGACATCAACATTC of the candidate division WOR-3 bacterium genome contains:
- the rfbF gene encoding glucose-1-phosphate cytidylyltransferase, which translates into the protein MKVAILCGGLGTRLTEETAVKPKPMVEIGGQPILWHIMKIFSARGCNEFVLALGYKGEVIKDYFINYHYRVHDLTVRLPHGSTEVHGKECENWTVHLLDTGPATNTGGRVRQAGLFIGGETFLLTYGDGVADINIQQLLEFHRRHGKLVTVTAVRPPARFGGIVFAGDLVSRFAEKPQVGEGWINGGFFVIEPGALEYIKDDATLWEGEPMERLAADGQLAAYRHEGFWHCMDTLRDVRDLENLWQSGKAAWKVWG